The proteins below are encoded in one region of Qipengyuania sp. HL-TH1:
- the murC gene encoding UDP-N-acetylmuramate--L-alanine ligase, which produces MRGVPTDIGTVHFVGIGGIGMSGIAEVMNNLGYAVQGSDVKDSATVERLRQRGIEVAIGHAPENVESAAVVVTSTAVKRTNPEVAYALENRIPVVRRAEMLAELMRLKSTVAVAGTHGKTTTTSMIAALLDAGNIDPTVINGGIIEQYGSNARLGDSEWMVVEADESDGSFLRLDGTIAVVTNIDPEHLDHYGDFDGVKDAFVEFIHNVPFYGAAILCIDHPEVQAVIGKVRDRNVVTYGFNLQADICGVNIQPDAGGNVFDVIVRRRGQEDRRIEGVRLPMPGRHNVQNALAAIAVAIEMGCPDDVICNGFSAFGGVRRRFTRVGEVPSGDGVATIIDDYGHHPVEIRAVLSAARESAGKGRVVAVVQPHRYTRLRDLMEDFQSCFNEADEVYVTPVYAAGEDPIDGVDADALVAGLKARGHRAAQTVADEEDLAEKLAADLQPGDLVVCLGAGDITQWAAGLANGIAKASTA; this is translated from the coding sequence ATGAGGGGCGTCCCTACCGATATCGGCACCGTACATTTCGTTGGCATCGGCGGCATCGGCATGTCCGGTATTGCCGAAGTGATGAACAATCTCGGATATGCGGTCCAGGGTTCCGACGTGAAGGACAGCGCGACCGTCGAACGCCTGCGCCAGCGCGGGATCGAAGTTGCGATCGGCCACGCTCCCGAAAATGTCGAAAGCGCGGCGGTCGTCGTCACCTCGACCGCGGTGAAGCGGACCAATCCCGAAGTCGCCTATGCGCTGGAAAACCGCATTCCCGTTGTGCGCCGCGCGGAAATGCTGGCCGAACTGATGCGGCTGAAATCCACCGTTGCCGTGGCCGGCACGCATGGCAAGACCACCACCACCAGCATGATCGCCGCGCTGCTCGATGCGGGCAATATCGACCCCACCGTGATCAATGGCGGGATCATCGAACAATACGGTTCGAACGCGCGACTGGGCGATTCAGAATGGATGGTGGTCGAGGCGGACGAGAGCGACGGCAGCTTCCTGCGGCTCGACGGGACCATCGCGGTGGTCACCAATATCGATCCCGAGCATCTCGACCATTACGGCGATTTCGACGGCGTGAAGGACGCCTTCGTCGAGTTCATTCACAACGTCCCGTTCTACGGCGCGGCGATCCTGTGCATCGATCACCCCGAAGTGCAGGCGGTGATCGGCAAGGTGCGTGATCGCAATGTCGTGACCTATGGCTTCAACCTGCAGGCGGATATCTGCGGCGTGAACATCCAGCCCGATGCGGGCGGCAATGTGTTCGATGTCATCGTGCGTCGCCGCGGGCAGGAAGATCGCCGGATCGAGGGCGTGCGCCTGCCGATGCCGGGCCGCCACAATGTCCAGAACGCGCTGGCGGCGATTGCGGTGGCGATCGAGATGGGCTGCCCCGACGACGTTATCTGTAACGGCTTCTCCGCTTTCGGCGGGGTCCGGCGGCGCTTTACGCGGGTGGGCGAAGTGCCCAGCGGCGACGGCGTGGCGACGATCATCGACGATTACGGTCACCACCCGGTCGAAATCAGGGCGGTGCTGTCCGCCGCGCGCGAAAGCGCCGGCAAGGGCCGCGTCGTCGCGGTCGTCCAGCCGCATCGCTACACCCGGCTGCGCGATCTGATGGAAGACTTCCAGAGCTGCTTCAACGAGGCGGACGAAGTCTATGTGACGCCGGTCTATGCCGCTGGCGAGGATCCCATCGACGGGGTCGATGCCGATGCGCTGGTCGCCGGGCTCAAGGCGCGCGGCCACCGCGCCGCGCAGACGGTCGCAGACGAGGAAGACCTCGCCGAAAAGCTGGCCGCCGATCTGCAACCGGGCGATCTGGTCGTATGCCTCGGCGCGGGCGATATCACGCAATGGGCGGCGGGCCTCGCCAATGGCATTGCGAAAGCGAGTACTGCATGA
- the murB gene encoding UDP-N-acetylmuramate dehydrogenase, translating into MAPDCEVEGGVAAPIDTQGLRGKLTPDAPLAKLVWFKAGGKADWLFEPADAEDLKEFLQRLEGNLPVMALGLGSNLIVRDGGVPGVVVKLGKSFADVAIDEATCVVDCGAGAHGILVASAARDAGVAGLEFMRGIPGTVGGFVRMNGGAYDREVSDVLIDCTVVMPGGQCLTLPVADLQYTYRHSALPDGAVVISARFQGQPGDPAAIGAKMDAIGEARENSQPLRTKTGGSTFKNPPGKKAWELVDAAGCRGLRMGGAQVSEKHTNFLLNVDNATSADIEGLGEEVKRRVYEHSGVELEWEIQRVGRP; encoded by the coding sequence ATGGCCCCCGATTGCGAAGTCGAGGGCGGTGTGGCTGCGCCGATCGACACGCAGGGCCTGCGCGGCAAGCTGACCCCCGATGCGCCGCTCGCCAAGCTCGTCTGGTTCAAGGCCGGGGGCAAGGCCGACTGGCTGTTCGAGCCCGCCGACGCAGAAGACCTCAAGGAATTTCTCCAGCGGCTCGAAGGCAATCTGCCGGTGATGGCGCTGGGACTTGGATCCAATCTGATCGTTCGCGATGGCGGCGTGCCCGGCGTCGTGGTCAAGCTGGGCAAATCCTTTGCCGATGTCGCAATCGACGAAGCGACCTGCGTGGTCGATTGCGGCGCGGGTGCGCATGGCATCCTCGTTGCCAGCGCGGCGCGCGATGCCGGCGTGGCAGGGCTCGAATTCATGCGCGGTATCCCCGGCACGGTCGGCGGTTTCGTGCGCATGAACGGCGGCGCCTATGACCGCGAAGTCAGTGACGTACTTATCGATTGCACGGTGGTCATGCCCGGTGGCCAGTGCCTCACGCTGCCCGTCGCGGACCTGCAATATACCTATCGCCATTCGGCGCTGCCCGATGGCGCGGTGGTGATTTCGGCGCGCTTTCAGGGCCAGCCGGGCGATCCCGCCGCAATCGGTGCGAAGATGGATGCGATCGGCGAGGCGCGTGAAAACTCGCAACCTTTGCGCACCAAGACCGGCGGATCGACCTTCAAGAACCCCCCGGGCAAGAAGGCGTGGGAACTGGTCGATGCCGCAGGTTGCCGCGGCCTGCGCATGGGCGGCGCGCAGGTGAGCGAGAAGCACACCAATTTCCTGCTCAATGTCGATAATGCCACCAGCGCCGATATCGAAGGGCTGGGCGAAGAAGTGAAACGCCGCGTTTACGAACATTCGGGTGTCGAACTCGAATGGGAAATCCAGCGTGTGGGGCGACCCTAA
- a CDS encoding D-alanine--D-alanine ligase translates to MTDLPKLHIVVLMGGWANERPVSLMSGEGIAKALEERGHRVTRIDMDRHVAARIAEAAPDVVFNALHGVPGEDGTVQGMLDLMGVPYTHSGLATSVVAIDKQLTKQALVPRGIPMPGGRIVKSADLHQRDPMPRPYVLKPVNEGSSVGVAIVTDEGNYGNPIAADAKGPWQDFAELLAEPYIKGRELTAAVVDFADGPRALAVTELKPKSGFYDFDAKYTDGMTDHICPADIPPRIAELCLEYTLTAHKVLGCRGTSRTDFRWDEEQGEDGLFVLETNTQPGMTPLSLVPEQARYAGIEYATLCELIVAAALRDHAARSGGKDG, encoded by the coding sequence ATGACCGATCTCCCCAAACTCCATATCGTCGTCCTGATGGGCGGCTGGGCCAATGAGCGCCCGGTGTCGCTGATGTCGGGCGAAGGCATTGCCAAGGCGCTGGAAGAGCGCGGGCACCGCGTGACGCGGATCGACATGGACCGCCACGTCGCCGCGCGGATCGCCGAGGCCGCGCCCGATGTCGTGTTCAACGCGCTGCATGGCGTGCCCGGCGAGGATGGCACCGTGCAGGGCATGCTCGACCTGATGGGCGTGCCCTATACGCATTCGGGCCTCGCGACCTCGGTTGTCGCGATCGACAAGCAGCTGACCAAGCAGGCACTGGTGCCGCGCGGCATCCCCATGCCCGGCGGGCGGATCGTCAAGAGCGCGGACCTGCACCAGCGCGATCCGATGCCGCGCCCCTACGTTCTCAAACCCGTCAACGAAGGCAGCTCGGTCGGCGTGGCCATCGTCACCGACGAAGGCAATTACGGCAATCCCATCGCAGCCGATGCCAAGGGGCCGTGGCAGGACTTCGCCGAACTGCTTGCCGAACCCTATATCAAGGGCCGCGAGCTGACCGCGGCCGTGGTCGATTTCGCCGATGGGCCGCGCGCACTGGCGGTTACCGAACTCAAGCCCAAGAGCGGGTTCTACGATTTCGACGCCAAATATACCGACGGCATGACCGATCACATCTGCCCGGCGGACATCCCACCGCGGATCGCCGAACTCTGCCTCGAATATACGCTGACCGCACATAAGGTACTCGGGTGCCGCGGGACCAGCCGGACCGATTTCCGCTGGGACGAGGAACAGGGCGAGGACGGGCTGTTCGTGCTCGAAACCAACACCCAGCCGGGGATGACCCCGCTCAGCCTCGTGCCCGAACAGGCCCGTTACGCCGGGATCGAATATGCCACGCTGTGCGAGCTGATCGTGGCCGCGGCGCTGCGCGATCACGCCGCCCGCTCCGGGGGCAAGGATGGCTAA
- a CDS encoding cell division protein FtsQ/DivIB has protein sequence MAKVKRSPTGVRRSAAARNRSQKAHAARKHTSGLFDRVMAALPFTEEQWHRFFLFVIIAAGLGIAWTIASYAGVPEMAKAELAKSASRSGFEVSRVRVSGVERMNEQQVYERVLAEQDRPMPLVELDAVRARLLDLPWVADARVSRQLPDTLKIDIVERVPHAVLRKPDRLVLIDPRGNELEPISSKNAEGKLLIEGPGAARQVEELGRLLDAAPALKPQIASAEWVGNRRWNLTFKTGQLLALPEGDLGAPALVKFAQLDGMHRLIGGKPIAIDMRVPDRAYLRCADGPCPKQMALNGKAE, from the coding sequence ATGGCTAAGGTCAAACGCTCACCCACCGGCGTGCGCCGGTCTGCGGCGGCGCGCAATCGCAGCCAGAAGGCGCATGCCGCACGCAAGCATACGAGCGGGCTGTTCGATCGCGTCATGGCTGCGCTGCCCTTCACCGAGGAGCAGTGGCACAGGTTTTTCCTGTTCGTGATCATCGCGGCGGGGCTGGGTATCGCCTGGACGATCGCGAGCTATGCCGGCGTGCCCGAAATGGCGAAGGCGGAACTGGCCAAGTCGGCCTCGCGCTCGGGGTTCGAGGTCAGCCGGGTGCGCGTCTCGGGCGTCGAGCGGATGAACGAACAGCAGGTCTATGAGCGGGTGCTGGCCGAACAGGATCGCCCGATGCCGCTGGTCGAGCTCGATGCGGTCCGCGCGCGCCTGCTCGACCTGCCGTGGGTAGCCGATGCGCGCGTCTCGCGCCAACTACCCGATACGCTCAAGATCGATATCGTCGAGCGCGTGCCGCATGCGGTGTTGCGCAAGCCCGACCGGCTAGTGCTGATCGACCCGCGGGGCAACGAACTCGAACCGATCAGCTCCAAGAATGCAGAAGGCAAATTGCTGATCGAGGGGCCCGGGGCCGCGCGCCAGGTCGAGGAACTCGGGCGGCTGCTCGATGCCGCCCCTGCACTCAAGCCGCAGATTGCGTCTGCCGAATGGGTCGGCAACCGGCGCTGGAACCTGACCTTCAAGACCGGCCAGTTGCTCGCGCTGCCCGAAGGCGATCTGGGCGCGCCCGCGCTGGTGAAATTCGCCCAGCTCGACGGGATGCACCGGCTCATCGGGGGCAAGCCCATCGCAATCGACATGCGCGTGCCCGACCGCGCCTATCTGCGCTGCGCGGACGGGCCGTGTCCCAAGCAGATGGCGCTCAACGGGAAGGCCGAATAA
- the ftsA gene encoding cell division protein FtsA has protein sequence MASEQPRITRVFGAVNIGSFRVSAMIMGQAEGGEMVVLGSSHRASDGIKRGYVTDMRAASHAIRTAIEKAEANANTSIQSVWIGCAGAGLSSKISSVEIAIGGRRIEEDDIEHLLYAARDHLHPDGRMVLHAQPAHYTLDGAHGVANPKGLHAEALGVDVHVTLAEGPPVRNLIEAVQTAHLDVEGVVASPLAAAYACLTAEERDLGVALVEIGAQVTNVSVHAAGMLLGLKSIPIGSNDITDAIASSLGIRRSQAERLKCVSGSAIATPTDHREMIPVSGPGEEPGGRLARGADEHNRIARAELVSIVTDRLGITTAEVGKALKAMGFSGAQGGQVVLTGGGAELHGIAEFMQGALGRPVRIGKPPVLQGLPEAHATPGFATLAGLCLYASDDPVDIRSVGPRYQPTKRYRGMGLINRVLLALREYF, from the coding sequence ATGGCCTCCGAACAGCCGCGCATCACCCGTGTCTTCGGCGCCGTGAACATCGGGTCGTTCCGCGTTTCGGCCATGATCATGGGCCAGGCCGAGGGCGGCGAGATGGTCGTGCTCGGTTCGAGCCACCGCGCCAGCGACGGGATCAAGCGCGGCTATGTCACCGATATGCGCGCCGCCAGCCATGCCATACGCACCGCGATCGAAAAGGCCGAGGCGAATGCCAACACCTCGATCCAGAGCGTGTGGATTGGCTGCGCGGGAGCGGGGCTGTCGAGCAAGATTTCCAGTGTCGAAATCGCCATCGGCGGGCGCCGGATCGAGGAAGACGACATCGAGCATCTGCTCTATGCCGCGCGCGACCACCTGCACCCCGACGGACGCATGGTGCTGCATGCACAGCCGGCGCATTACACACTCGACGGGGCGCATGGTGTTGCCAATCCCAAGGGCCTCCATGCCGAGGCGCTGGGGGTCGATGTCCATGTCACGTTGGCCGAAGGTCCGCCCGTCCGCAATCTGATCGAAGCGGTGCAGACCGCGCATCTCGATGTCGAAGGCGTGGTCGCCAGCCCTTTGGCGGCGGCCTATGCCTGTCTCACTGCCGAGGAACGCGACCTGGGTGTCGCGCTGGTCGAAATCGGCGCGCAGGTGACCAATGTCTCGGTCCATGCGGCAGGCATGCTGCTGGGGCTGAAATCGATCCCCATCGGGTCGAACGACATTACTGACGCGATCGCCTCCTCGCTCGGCATTCGCCGCAGCCAGGCCGAACGGCTCAAATGCGTGTCGGGCTCGGCCATCGCGACGCCGACCGACCACCGCGAGATGATCCCCGTCAGCGGCCCCGGCGAAGAGCCCGGCGGACGGCTGGCCCGCGGCGCGGACGAGCACAATCGCATCGCCCGTGCAGAACTCGTTTCGATCGTCACCGACCGTCTGGGCATCACCACTGCCGAAGTGGGCAAGGCGCTCAAGGCGATGGGCTTCTCCGGTGCGCAGGGCGGGCAGGTCGTGCTCACCGGCGGCGGGGCGGAACTGCACGGGATCGCCGAATTCATGCAGGGCGCGCTCGGCCGGCCGGTCCGCATTGGCAAACCGCCCGTATTGCAGGGCCTGCCCGAGGCGCATGCCACGCCCGGTTTCGCCACGCTTGCGGGCCTGTGCCTGTATGCGTCCGACGACCCGGTCGACATCCGTTCGGTGGGTCCGCGCTACCAGCCCACCAAGCGTTATCGCGGCATGGGTCTGATCAACCGTGTCTTACTCGCGTTGCGCGAGTATTTCTGA
- the ftsZ gene encoding cell division protein FtsZ has translation MSINIGPASDDDLRPKIMVVGVGGAGGNAIANMMQAEIEGVDFIVANTDAQALSTSPSEKRIQLGPDITGGLGAGARPEVGKAAAEETVEEIEDSLDGVNMVFIAAGMGGGTGTGAAPVIAEAARKRGVLTVGVVTKPFLFEGTRRMRAAEAGIDELQKHVDTLIVIPNQNLFLVAKAETTFKEAFMLADEVLQQGVRSITDLMVMPGLINLDFADVRSVMSEMGKAMMGTGEGEGDNRALEAAERAIANPLLDGVSMAGAKGVIISIIGGEDMKLLEVDEAANHIRELVDEDANIIWGSAFNPDLDGKIRVSVVATGIEPDGSVAAAPARAFSMRESSAPRRPVLDLPSDNVAEEEPFELNEGLSADPEPEQPSYQPQPAPEPEPIAAEADAFDLTDEAEEEDVGQGFGLSPATSGSFDEDDEEGYNDVDGIVDPLAGLRNEHTERFEGDDDEGVPAPADDREFGSTPAKDGWNEDRPPLDLSGEMRETEGGSQDEFELGDDQRDTGSPLATKPGRKQPLFPGEGAGDEQPARSGSGSSGGAGSGSLPGNTLFERMANLSRGASNPEGADDEDEDDDGGSSGGLNIPRFLGRQNNQ, from the coding sequence ATGAGTATCAATATCGGACCGGCATCAGACGACGATCTTCGTCCCAAGATCATGGTCGTCGGTGTCGGTGGTGCGGGCGGCAACGCCATCGCCAACATGATGCAGGCAGAGATCGAGGGCGTCGACTTCATCGTCGCCAATACTGATGCCCAGGCGCTGAGTACGTCGCCCTCCGAAAAACGCATCCAGCTCGGCCCCGACATTACCGGCGGACTTGGCGCAGGCGCACGCCCCGAAGTGGGCAAGGCCGCGGCCGAGGAAACGGTCGAGGAAATCGAGGATTCGCTCGACGGGGTGAACATGGTGTTCATTGCCGCGGGCATGGGCGGCGGCACCGGCACCGGTGCGGCCCCCGTTATTGCCGAAGCGGCGCGCAAGCGCGGCGTGCTGACCGTCGGCGTGGTCACCAAGCCGTTCCTGTTCGAAGGCACGCGCCGCATGCGCGCAGCCGAAGCGGGTATCGACGAACTGCAGAAGCACGTCGACACGCTGATCGTCATCCCCAACCAGAACCTGTTCCTGGTCGCGAAGGCGGAAACGACCTTCAAGGAAGCCTTCATGCTGGCGGACGAGGTCCTCCAGCAGGGCGTGCGTTCGATCACCGATTTGATGGTCATGCCCGGCCTGATCAATCTCGACTTTGCCGACGTCCGCTCGGTGATGAGCGAGATGGGCAAGGCGATGATGGGCACCGGCGAGGGCGAAGGCGACAACCGCGCACTCGAAGCCGCCGAACGCGCCATCGCCAACCCGCTGCTCGACGGCGTGTCGATGGCCGGCGCCAAGGGCGTCATCATTTCGATCATCGGCGGCGAGGACATGAAGCTGCTCGAAGTCGACGAAGCGGCGAACCATATCCGCGAGCTGGTCGACGAAGATGCGAACATCATCTGGGGTTCGGCCTTCAATCCCGACCTCGACGGCAAGATCCGCGTGTCGGTCGTCGCCACCGGGATCGAACCCGACGGTTCGGTCGCGGCAGCGCCCGCGCGGGCATTCTCGATGCGCGAAAGCAGCGCGCCGCGGCGTCCGGTGCTCGACCTGCCGAGCGACAACGTGGCCGAGGAAGAGCCGTTCGAACTCAACGAAGGCCTCTCGGCCGATCCCGAGCCCGAACAGCCGTCCTACCAGCCGCAGCCCGCTCCCGAACCGGAGCCGATCGCGGCAGAGGCGGATGCGTTCGATCTCACCGACGAAGCCGAGGAAGAGGATGTCGGCCAGGGCTTCGGCCTCTCGCCGGCGACTTCCGGATCGTTCGACGAGGATGACGAGGAAGGCTATAACGATGTCGACGGCATCGTCGATCCGCTCGCCGGCCTGCGCAACGAACATACCGAACGCTTCGAAGGCGACGATGACGAGGGCGTACCCGCGCCTGCCGATGACCGCGAATTCGGCAGCACGCCGGCGAAGGACGGTTGGAACGAAGACCGCCCCCCGCTCGACCTGTCGGGCGAAATGCGCGAAACCGAAGGCGGATCGCAGGACGAATTCGAACTCGGCGACGACCAGCGCGACACGGGAAGCCCGCTCGCGACCAAGCCGGGGCGCAAGCAACCGCTGTTCCCGGGCGAAGGCGCTGGCGACGAACAGCCGGCGCGCAGCGGTTCGGGTTCCAGCGGCGGGGCGGGCTCTGGCTCGCTGCCGGGGAATACGCTGTTCGAACGGATGGCCAATCTCTCGCGCGGGGCCAGCAATCCCGAAGGCGCGGATGACGAAGACGAAGACGATGATGGCGGCAGCAGTGGCGGCCTCAACATCCCGCGCTTCCTCGGACGCCAGAACAACCAGTAG